Genomic window (Streptomyces sp. LX-29):
TCCAGGTCGGCGACCAGGTGGTGGCCATCGGTTCCCCCGAGGGTCTGACGGGCACCGTGACCAGCGGCATCGTCTCCGCCCTCGACCGGGAGGTCACCGTCTCCAAGGAGCAGGACCGGAGCCAGGGCGGCGGCACCGGCGACGGCTGGCCTTTCGAGTTCGGCGGCGATCGGTACAACGGCGACGTCGGCGAGTCCAAGACCACCTACAAGGCCATCCAGACCGACGCCTCGCTCAACCCCGGCAACTCGGGCGGCGCCCTGATCAACATGAAGGGCCAGATCGTCGGCATCAACTCGGCGATGTACGCGCCCGGCTCCGCGGCGGGCTCCCCCGGCGCCGGCAGCGTCGGCCTCGGCTTCTCCATCCCCGTCAACACGGTCAAGGCCGACCTGGACACCCTGCGGTCCGGCGCTGCCGACTGACCCCCACGGCGGGGCGGGCGGCCTCCGGCCGTGGGACCGGGTGGTGCGTGCCCCCGGCGGTCGGCGGTGGGCCGGCCGGCCAGGTCCGAGCGCGGAGCCTGCGACCCGCGCGGCGGGCTCGGGACGCGGGGCTCACACGGCCTGGGGTCTCCGGCCGGCCGGGTGCGGTGCGTGGCACACGTCTCGGTGGCCGGCGCGCGCGGTGGTCGGGGCTTGCGCCGGTGCGCAGGGGGAGGGTGTCGCGGGCCGGGAGGCGGGAGTGCCCTTGCCAGGGCGAGCACCGGGGTCGGTGGCCGGGCGGAAGGCGTGGCGGCCCGCGAAGGCCCGCACGGCGGGCTGGGACACGGGCGGGTGGGGGGCGAGTCGGTCTGCGGGGGCGGCTTTCGGCCGTCGAGGCGGGTGGTGCGCGCCCCAGGCGGTCGGCGGCGGGCCGGGCGGCGGGCGCGAGCGCGGGGCCTGCGACGCGCGGCGGGCTGGGACGCCGGGTGGGTTGGGTCTGAGCCGGGGCTGGAGCGCGGCGGTGGGGTGTGGGCGTGCGAGGCTGGCTGGGTCTGTACCGAGGGGCCGGGGCCGGGCAGCCACTGGTCCGTGCGCCGGCCCCGGGGGCCAGGTGGCTGCCGGCCGGGGCGGGCCGTCCCCCGCCGTCCCGTAGTCGTCCCCCGCCGCCGTCCCCGGCTTGAAACCCCGCCGCGTCCCCGCGCTTGAACCCCCCGCCCCCGCCCTCGTTTCCCAGGAACTCGAAAGGTGACCGATGAGCCTCGCCGAGCAGGGTGAGCAGCCCGCCCGCATCCTGATCGTCGACGACGAACCCGCGGTCCGCGAGGCGCTGCGGCGCAGTCTGGCGTTCGAGGGCTATCGCGCCGAGACGGCCGTGGACGGGTTGGACGCGCTGGACAAGGTGGCCTCCTTCGAACCCGAGCTGATCGTGCTCGACGTGCTCATGCCCCGCATGGACGGACTCACCGCGGCCCGCAGGCTCCGCGCCTCCGGGGTGACCGTGCCGATCCTGATGCTGACCGCGCGCGACACCGTCGGCGACCGGGTCACCGGCCTGGACGCCGGCGCCGACGACTACCTCGTCAAACCCTTCGAGCTGGACGAACTCCTGGCCCGGCTGCGCGCGCTGCTGCGGCGCAGCTCCTACGCGGCCGCCGCGGCCGTCGCCGACGCCGCGGCCGACCGGCGGCTCTCCTTCGCCGATCTACGGATGGACCCCGCCACCCGCGAGGTGACGCGCGGTGCCCGCCGGGTGGACCTGACCCGCACCGAGTTCATGCTGCTGGAGATGTTCCTGGCGCACCCCCGCCAGGTGCTCACCCGGGAGCAGATCCTCAAGACGGTGTGGGGCTTCGACTTCGAACCCACCTCCAACTCCCTGGACGTGTACGTGATGTACCTGCGCCGCAAGACGGAGTCCGGTGGCGAGCCGCGGCTGGTGCACACGGTGCGCGGGGTCGGCTACGTGCTGCGCTCCGAGGAGGGCGCGACCCCGTGATCCGTCGATCCCGCCGACTCCGCCGGCTCCCGCTGCGCTCGCGGCTGGCGCTGCTGACGGCCGTCGCGGTGGCCGTCGCGGTGGCGGCCTCGGCGCTGGCGTGCTGGGTGGTCACCCGGGACCAGCTGACCGACCAGCTCGACTCCTCGCTGCGCGATGTGCAGGTCGACAGCCTCACGGTGGGGCGGATCCTCAGCACCTGCCCGGGCCCGGGTGAGGAGGACGGCCGGTCCGACCAGCCCGACCAGACGCCGCCGCCCACCCCCGGCTCGTACGCCGTGCAGCTGGTGCTGGCCGACGGCACCCGATGTCCCAACCCCGGCACCTCGCGCCTGGCGGTGGCCGACGAGGACGTGGCGGTGGCCCTGGGGCGGCAGGAGGACGCGTTGCACGACACCCGGGCCGAGGACGGCACGCGGCTGCGCGTGTACACCTACCCGTTCGACCGCGCGGGCGTGGCCGTCTCCGTGGCCCGCCCGCTGACCGAGGTCCGGGACTCCCTCGACACGCTGGCGCTCGTCCTGGCCGTCGTCGCCGGGGTCGGGGTGCTGGGGGCCGCCACGGCCGGACTCGCGGTGGCGCGCGCCGGGCTCAGACCGGTCGACCGGCTGACCGACGCCGTGGAGCACGTGGCCCGTACCGAGGACCTGGCGGTGCGCATCCCGGCGGAGGGCGATGACGAGATCGCCCGGCTGTCGCGGTCCTTCAACGCCATGACGGCCGCGCTGGCCACCTCCCGCGACCGCCAGCAGCAGCTGATCGCGGACGCGGGGCACGAGTTGCGCACCCCGTTGACCTCGCTGCGCACCAACATCGAGCTGCTGGTGCGCAGCGAGGAGACCGGCCGGGCGCTGCCGTCGGAGGACCGCAGGGAGCTGCTGGCCAGCGTCACCGCCCAGATGACCGAGCTGGCCGCGCTCATCGGCGACCTCCAGGAGCTGGCCCGCCCGGACACCGCCCCCGGCAGCGGCCCGCCGCGGGTCGTGGCGGTGCACGAGGTGGCGCGGGCGGCGCTGGCCCGCGCCCGGCTGCGGGTGCGCGGCGGAGCCGGCGTGACCATCGACGCCGCGCTGGACGACCCCTGGTACGTACGGGCCGAACCGGACGCCCTGGAGCGGGTGCTGGTCAACCTGCTGGACAACGCCGTGAAGTTCAGCCCCGAGGGTGGCCTGGTGAAGGTCGCGCTCAAGGACGGTGAGTTCACCGTGCGCGACCACGGTCCCGGGATCCCACCCGATGAACTCCCGCACGTCTTCGAGCGTTTCTGGCGCTCACCCTCCGCCCGCAGCCTCCCCGGTTCCGGGCTCGGCCTGTCCATCGTGGCCCGCGCCGTCCGGGCGGCGGGCGGCGAGATCGCCCTGCTGCCCGCCCCGGGCGGCGGCACCGTGGCCCGGCTGCGCCTTCCGGGCGCGGCGAGCCCGCCGCCGGACGCCGTGCCCGCGCCGCCGGACGGTGAGCGTGACGCGCGCGGCTCACGCGGTGCGGGCGGTGCGGGCGGTGCGCATGGTGCGGACGGCGGCGAGGTGGCCGGAGGTTAGCCCCGCGCGCCGGGGGTCAGCCCGAGGGGCCGGGGCCGCGGGTCCCGGACCGCGGGTCGGGTCTGCGGGTCCGGGTCGCGGGTCGGGTCAGTCCCTGCCGCGTCCCCGGCCGAAGTCCAGGTGGCGGCCGCCGAGCTCGGCCCGGATGCCGTCCCGTTCCACGGTGACATGGCGCAGCCACAGCTCGTCGGCCTGTTCGGGCAGCCGGAAGGAGAGCGCCAGCTGCTTCGACAGCTCCGGCGGCCTGAGTCGGGTCAGGGCGGTGGCCACGTCCGGGTCGATGCCGAGCCGGCGCAGCAGCCAGGGGTGGTCGGCGAGGGTGTCCACCAGGTTGACGCCGGTCAGCCGCTTGACGAAGCGGGGCGAGCCGGTGATCTCGTGCAGCCGGGCGTCGCTGTGCTGTGCCTCCCGCGCGGCGCCGTCCGGCACGCCCAGTCGCCGAGCCAGCGCGGGCACCGACAGCATGGCCTTCGCCTTGGTCGCGTCGCGGCCGATCCGCTCGGCGGCCGGTCGGTGCAGGAACAGCCCGGCGGGCCGGTCGGGCCGGTAGGTGGCGACGCCGGGGAGGTCCAGGCGTACGCCGCTGACGTCGGTGGAGATGCCCCGGGTGCCCTCGCGCCGGATCCGGGCCTCGGCCCGCAGCTGGAACTCCTGCCCCGCCACCGGGAGTTTCCCGGAGGCGCGCACCCGGTCGTGTCCGAGTTCGCTGAACCGCACCTGCGAGGCGCCGAGTTCGCGGTTGAGGTCGTCGAAGGAGAGGAGCACCTCGCCCTTCAGGCTGCCCACGACGGCCCCGTCGATGGCGTCGGGCAGCGAGCCGGTGAGCCGGATGTCGCGAGCGCTGGCCCGCACGGTCGCCAGGGACACCCGGTTCGCCGCGACGTCCGGAACGGCGATGTCCACCTGCTCCAGCCGCTGGTCCAACACCTGGGTGAGGAACGGGAAGCCGCGGATCGTCACCTCCGGCGCGGTGGCCAGCCCCAGCTGCTGCTGGACCCGCTGCGCCGCCTGCCGCTCCGCGTACATCGCGGCACAGCGGTCGGCGAGCACGAGCACCAGCGTGCCGACGGCCAACCCGATGGTCACCTTGAGCAGCAGAGGCAGGGCGCGCAGGGCGGCGCGGATGGTCCGGAAGGGGCGTCGGCGTCGGCGCCGCCTGACCCGCCGGTGGTCCGGCGGCGACCAGGAGTCGTCCTCCTCGTCGTCGGCCTTGAGCCCGAGCCCCAGCGGGTCGTCGGGGTCGTACGGGTCGGCCAACTCGGCGAGTTCGTCGTACGGGTTGCGGGGGCGCTGTTCCGAGTCGAAGGCGTACGACGGTGAAGAAGGTATGCGTGTGGGGGATCGCATCGGTCCATCCCACCACGGGCTCCCGCGCCACACGCAAGCGGAACCGGCGGTACGTGGCGTAGCCCACGCCGGAATCCACGCGGCGCGGGGCGGAGTGCGCACCTCCGGTGTGCGGAGCGTGTGCCTCCTGTGTGCGGGCCTCTCCGGCGGGGTCGAACGGCGTGCCGACACGCGCGCGGGGAGCTCATCCCGCGGCCCCTGGTGCGTTCGGGGCCGGCTCGGGCCGGGCCCCGGAGGGTGGGCCCGGCAGACGGCGCCCGCGCCGGCCGGCGGCGCCCGTCGAGCGTGCCGGGTTCCGTGAGCCGGAGTGCCTGTACGCCGGACGGGCCCCTGCCAGTCGGCTCGGCCACCACCGATCGGCACGGGCAGGTCCCGTCGATGAGGCGGCCCTACCCGGCGGCCGGTCCGGGTGTCCTGGTGCCCCGGCGGGCGGTCCCGGTGTCCCGGTGGCTGGTTCGGGGTGTCCCGGCTGCCCGTCCCCGGGGCCCGGCCGGATGGCCCACCCGCTGTAGGCCGTCGGGCGGAAATCGCCCCCGCCGTGGCGGAGCTCCGCTTCCGGCCTCACGGCCGTGCGGGGTGGCCCCGCTTACCGTCGCGACATGATGATCAGACAGAGGCTGGTCGTCGCGGTCGCGTTCCTCGTGTGTCTGGGCGTCGTCCCGATGGCCGCGCACGCGTATCCCCCGGCCGCGATGGACCACGGCTGGCAGTCCGTGGGGGAGCAGGGCGCCACGCACGGGATCAGCGGGGTCGCGGTGGTCGGGCGCGATGGGGAGGCCACCGAGGCGCTCGTCGTACGGGACAACAGTCAGCCGGGCGAGGGGCGGGTGGCTACGGTGCGGCTGCGGCCCGGCGCCGACCCCGAGGTCCGGGAGCTGCACTGGAAGGGCACGCCCCCGGGCGACCTGGAGGCGCTGGACGCGGTGCCGGGACGGCCGCACCACTACATCGCGCTGGCCGGCGGCGGCACCGGTTACCACCTGCGGGTGGTGCGGGACACCCTCACGGTGCTGGGCTCCTTCACCGTCCCCGGCGCGGAGCGGGGCGACGACGACTACCAGGGCTTCGCGCTCTTCCCGCACGGGGAGCGGCTGGTGGCCGTGTGGGCCGACCGGGGGGACGACACGCGCCCGGCGACGGTGCGCGCCGCCACCTTCGACCCGGGCCGGCTGGCCCTCGGCACCCCCACCGCGGTGGCCTGGCGGGTGCCCCGGCCGGGCGCGGACGTGCGGCATGTCAGCGACCTCAAGGTCTCGCCGTCCGGCGCGCTGATGGTGGTCTCCACGTCGGGCGTCGGCGAGGAGGGGCCGTTCGACTCGGTCGTCTACGACGCCGGACGGCTCTCCGTCGACGGTGCCGGAACCGTCTCGCTGACGATGCGCACGGCCCCCGTGGAGCTCGGCGGCTTCCCCGGACACAAGGTCGAGGCGCTCGGCTGTCTGCCCCGGACCGGGGAGTCGAGCCAGGCCGGACAGCTCGGGCAGGCGCTGTTGGGCGCCGACGACGAGCGGGCCGGCGGGGCGCTGCGGTTCGCCGGGGTCTGTCTGCAGTGAGCGCGGGGAGGACGGCCGGCGGCCGGGCGGCGGCGGCCCGCCGTCGCGGGGCGCCGCCGTCCGGACCGCCGGCCGGTTCGGGTGTTACTCGACGACCGTGATCCGGTCCGCCGCCGGCGGCGCCAGTGGGGACTGGGCGGTGGAGTGGGCGCCCAGGTAGGTGTTGAGGGCTTCCAGGTCGGCCAGGCCGACCACCTTGTTCCCGCCCTCCTTGAAGACCGGGAAGCCGTCGCCGCCGCCCGCGAGGAACTGGTTCATCGCGACGCGGTAGGTCTTGGCCGGGTCGATCGGCTCACCGTTCAGCTTCACCGAGTCGGTCACGATCCGGTCCGCGCCGGACTTCGTCATGTCCAGGGTGTAGGTGAAGCCCTTGGAGACCTGGAGGATCTTCGGGGCCTCCGCGTTGGGGCCGCTGACCTGCTGGCGCAGCGCGGTCAGCAGCTGAGCGCCGGTGAGGTCGATGACGTTCATCATGTTGGCGAAGGGCTGCACGGTGAAGGACTCGCCGTAGGTCACCACGCCGTCGCCCTCCTTCCCCGCCGCCTTGTAGACGAGGTCGGAGCGGATGCCGCCGGGGTTCATCAGGGCGAGCTGGGCGCCGCCCTTGTCGGCCGGGGCGAGCGCCTCCAGCTGGGCGTCGGTGATCAGGTCGCCCAGCGGGGTCTCCAGGGTGGTCGCGCCGCGGCCCGGGATGTCGGCGGAGATGTAGCCCATCGGCCGGCCGGCGATGGGCGCGGCCAGCGCGTTCCAGCGCTCGATGAGCGCGGTCATGTCGGGGGCCTTGGGCTGCTCCCGGTGGACCACGTGGTTGGCCGACTTCACCCGGGTGCGGACGATGTCGCCGGTGCGGCGGTCGTAGGTGAGCGTGGTCTCCGTGTAGAGCTTCCCGAAGGACGCCGCGGAGGTGACGGTGCGCGGGGTGCCGGACGGGTCCGGGATGGTGCACGCGTACGCCTGGTGGGTGTGGCCGGTGACCAGGGCGTCGACCTTCGGCGTCACGTTCTTGGCGATGTCGACGATGGGACCGGAGACGCCGGCGCCGCCGCTCGGGCTGTCGCAGTCGTAGTTGTACGCGCCGGAGGCGGGCATGCCGCCCTCGTGGATGAGCGCGACGATCGACTTCACGCCCTGGCGCTGGAGCACCTTGGCGTACTTGTTGATCGTCTCCACCTCGTCGCGGAACTTCAGGCCCTTGATGCCCTCGGCGGTCACCACGTCCGGGGTGCCCTCCAGCGTGACCCCGATGAAGCCGATCTTCACGCCGTTGCGCTTCCAGACGGTGTACGGCTGGAGGACGGGCTTGCCGGTCTTCTCGGAGACGACGTTGGCGCCGAGGTAGGGGAAGTCGGCGCCGCGGAAGGTCTTGCCCTTCTCGTAGCAGCCCTCCTGGGGGTGGCAGCCACCGTCCCGCATCCGCTTGAGCTCGGCGAGGCCCTCGTCGAACTCGTGGTTGCCGACCGACGTCACGTCCAGGTCGAGCTTGTTGAGCGCCTCGACGGTCGGCTCGTCGTGGAAGAGGCCGGACAGCATCGGGCTGCCGCCGATCATGTCGCCGCCGGCGGCGGTGACGGAGTACGGGTGGCCCTTGCGGGCCTTGCGCAGCGCGGTGGCGAGGTACTCCACGCCGCCCGCCGGGACGGCCTTGGTGGTGCCGTCCGGCAGCTGCTCGGTGACGGTGCCGGAGGAGCCCTGCGGCGGCTCGAGGTTGCCGTGCAGGTCGTTGAAGGACAGCAGCTGCACGTCGACGGTGCGGCCGTGGTGGCGGCCCTCGTGCCCGCCGGGCTCGTGTGACGTGGTGTCGGTCCCCTGCGCGCCCGCGGGTATCGCGGCCGTCAGCACACCGGCCGTGCCCGCGAGCACGGCCACCGCCGCCGTCAACCGGCGCCGCGTCCCGCGCCGTTGTCCCTGAGATCTCATTGCCGGCATGTGGTCCCCTTTTGATGTGCTCTGGTCGAACGGCCGCAGCATACGGTCAACGCGCGTAGCAGGGCAGGGGGGCCGGGGTTACGACCTGGTTGCGCCCTGTCGGCGCGGGCTCCGCCGTAGGCTCGGGGCCATGAATGACGTGGTGAACGAGATGGCCGGGGCGATCGGCGGGCGGCGGATCGACGTCCTCCAGGAGCTGACGCCCGAGCAGGCACAGGTGGTGCTGGACCTCATCGCGGAAGCCGCGCGGACCGACGGACAGCCGGCCGTGTCGGAGCAGGGCCGGATCCAACTGCACGGACGGCGGGCCGGGGTGCGCCATCTGCTGCTGCACGACCGCGAGGGCGAGTTCGTCGGGTACGCGCAGCTGGAGGACACCGACCCGGTGGAGGCCCCCGCGGCCGAGCTGGTCGTCCCCCCGGCCTACCGGGGCCAGGGGCACGGCCGGGCGCTCGGCGTGGCGCTGCTGCACGAGTCCGGCAAGCGACTGCGGGTGTGGGCGCACGGCGGCCACCCGGCCGCCCGCCACCTGGCGCAGGTGCTGGGTCTGTCCCTCTTTCGCGAACTGCGCCAGATGCGCCGGCCGTTGGGCGAGCTGAGCACCCTGGACATCCCCGAGCCGGTCTTCCCGGAGGGCGTGACGGTGCGGACCTTCCGGCCCGGCGAGGACGACGCCGCCTGGCTGGCCGTCAACGCCGCCGCCTTCGCCCACCACCCCGAGCAGGGCTCCCTCGGCCAGCGCGACCTGGACGACCGCAAGGCCCAGCCGTGGTTCGACCCCAAGGGCTTCTTCCTGGCCGAACGGCGCGGCGGCGCCGCGGGCGCCGAAGGCGAGGCGGAGCCCAGCCGGATCGCCGGCTTCCACTGGACCAAGGTGCACGCCGCCGAGCAGCTCGGTGAGGTCTACGTCCTCGGTGTGGCCCCCGGCGCCCAGGGTGGCGGCCTCGGCAAGGCCCTCACCGCCATCGGTCTCCGCCACCTGGCGGCCCAGGGCCTGCCGACCGCGATGCTCTACGTCGACGCCGACAACACCGCGGCCGTCACGGTCTACGAG
Coding sequences:
- the mshD gene encoding mycothiol synthase, which produces MAGAIGGRRIDVLQELTPEQAQVVLDLIAEAARTDGQPAVSEQGRIQLHGRRAGVRHLLLHDREGEFVGYAQLEDTDPVEAPAAELVVPPAYRGQGHGRALGVALLHESGKRLRVWAHGGHPAARHLAQVLGLSLFRELRQMRRPLGELSTLDIPEPVFPEGVTVRTFRPGEDDAAWLAVNAAAFAHHPEQGSLGQRDLDDRKAQPWFDPKGFFLAERRGGAAGAEGEAEPSRIAGFHWTKVHAAEQLGEVYVLGVAPGAQGGGLGKALTAIGLRHLAAQGLPTAMLYVDADNTAAVTVYERLGFVTYEVDLMYRTEA
- a CDS encoding DUF2993 domain-containing protein — protein: MRSPTRIPSSPSYAFDSEQRPRNPYDELAELADPYDPDDPLGLGLKADDEEDDSWSPPDHRRVRRRRRRRPFRTIRAALRALPLLLKVTIGLAVGTLVLVLADRCAAMYAERQAAQRVQQQLGLATAPEVTIRGFPFLTQVLDQRLEQVDIAVPDVAANRVSLATVRASARDIRLTGSLPDAIDGAVVGSLKGEVLLSFDDLNRELGASQVRFSELGHDRVRASGKLPVAGQEFQLRAEARIRREGTRGISTDVSGVRLDLPGVATYRPDRPAGLFLHRPAAERIGRDATKAKAMLSVPALARRLGVPDGAAREAQHSDARLHEITGSPRFVKRLTGVNLVDTLADHPWLLRRLGIDPDVATALTRLRPPELSKQLALSFRLPEQADELWLRHVTVERDGIRAELGGRHLDFGRGRGRD
- a CDS encoding response regulator transcription factor, with the translated sequence MSLAEQGEQPARILIVDDEPAVREALRRSLAFEGYRAETAVDGLDALDKVASFEPELIVLDVLMPRMDGLTAARRLRASGVTVPILMLTARDTVGDRVTGLDAGADDYLVKPFELDELLARLRALLRRSSYAAAAAVADAAADRRLSFADLRMDPATREVTRGARRVDLTRTEFMLLEMFLAHPRQVLTREQILKTVWGFDFEPTSNSLDVYVMYLRRKTESGGEPRLVHTVRGVGYVLRSEEGATP
- a CDS encoding bifunctional metallophosphatase/5'-nucleotidase encodes the protein MRSQGQRRGTRRRLTAAVAVLAGTAGVLTAAIPAGAQGTDTTSHEPGGHEGRHHGRTVDVQLLSFNDLHGNLEPPQGSSGTVTEQLPDGTTKAVPAGGVEYLATALRKARKGHPYSVTAAGGDMIGGSPMLSGLFHDEPTVEALNKLDLDVTSVGNHEFDEGLAELKRMRDGGCHPQEGCYEKGKTFRGADFPYLGANVVSEKTGKPVLQPYTVWKRNGVKIGFIGVTLEGTPDVVTAEGIKGLKFRDEVETINKYAKVLQRQGVKSIVALIHEGGMPASGAYNYDCDSPSGGAGVSGPIVDIAKNVTPKVDALVTGHTHQAYACTIPDPSGTPRTVTSAASFGKLYTETTLTYDRRTGDIVRTRVKSANHVVHREQPKAPDMTALIERWNALAAPIAGRPMGYISADIPGRGATTLETPLGDLITDAQLEALAPADKGGAQLALMNPGGIRSDLVYKAAGKEGDGVVTYGESFTVQPFANMMNVIDLTGAQLLTALRQQVSGPNAEAPKILQVSKGFTYTLDMTKSGADRIVTDSVKLNGEPIDPAKTYRVAMNQFLAGGGDGFPVFKEGGNKVVGLADLEALNTYLGAHSTAQSPLAPPAADRITVVE
- a CDS encoding HAMP domain-containing sensor histidine kinase, which codes for MIRRSRRLRRLPLRSRLALLTAVAVAVAVAASALACWVVTRDQLTDQLDSSLRDVQVDSLTVGRILSTCPGPGEEDGRSDQPDQTPPPTPGSYAVQLVLADGTRCPNPGTSRLAVADEDVAVALGRQEDALHDTRAEDGTRLRVYTYPFDRAGVAVSVARPLTEVRDSLDTLALVLAVVAGVGVLGAATAGLAVARAGLRPVDRLTDAVEHVARTEDLAVRIPAEGDDEIARLSRSFNAMTAALATSRDRQQQLIADAGHELRTPLTSLRTNIELLVRSEETGRALPSEDRRELLASVTAQMTELAALIGDLQELARPDTAPGSGPPRVVAVHEVARAALARARLRVRGGAGVTIDAALDDPWYVRAEPDALERVLVNLLDNAVKFSPEGGLVKVALKDGEFTVRDHGPGIPPDELPHVFERFWRSPSARSLPGSGLGLSIVARAVRAAGGEIALLPAPGGGTVARLRLPGAASPPPDAVPAPPDGERDARGSRGAGGAGGAHGADGGEVAGG